In Phaeobacter porticola, one DNA window encodes the following:
- a CDS encoding ABC transporter ATP-binding protein, producing MTDQMTQVLKVRNLSKSFGALQASKNISLDLKTGEIHALIGPNGAGKSTLIKQISGELCPDSGEVEVLGQDVSALDRVARAQLGLGRTFQISALAMEFTVLQNTVLGALGARGGVFRFFGNVMRDKALLQQAEHALKRVGLIDDAMRRTADLSHGQRRQLEVAVALTMAPKLFLMDEPMAGLGASGSKALTTFLDELRTEAPILLVEHDMDAVFALADRISVLVYGEVIATGTTDEIRNDPEVRRAYLGEEEAV from the coding sequence ATGACTGATCAAATGACGCAGGTGCTGAAGGTACGGAACCTAAGCAAGTCTTTCGGGGCTTTGCAGGCCAGCAAGAATATTTCGCTAGACCTCAAGACAGGTGAAATTCACGCGCTTATAGGGCCGAATGGGGCAGGAAAATCAACACTTATCAAACAGATATCCGGCGAACTTTGCCCTGATAGCGGCGAAGTCGAAGTTCTGGGGCAGGATGTCAGCGCGCTGGACCGTGTCGCGCGTGCGCAGCTCGGGTTAGGGCGGACTTTTCAGATCTCAGCCTTGGCGATGGAGTTCACGGTGCTGCAAAATACGGTCCTAGGCGCGCTTGGTGCGCGGGGCGGTGTTTTTCGGTTTTTTGGCAACGTGATGCGCGACAAAGCTTTGCTTCAGCAGGCTGAGCATGCGCTAAAACGGGTTGGCCTGATTGACGACGCGATGCGGCGCACTGCGGATCTGTCGCACGGTCAACGCCGCCAGTTAGAGGTCGCCGTGGCTCTGACAATGGCACCTAAGCTGTTCCTGATGGATGAGCCGATGGCCGGGTTGGGGGCAAGTGGGTCAAAGGCGCTCACGACGTTTCTGGATGAGTTAAGGACCGAGGCGCCGATCCTATTGGTGGAACATGACATGGATGCTGTCTTTGCGCTGGCAGATCGGATCAGTGTGCTGGTTTACGGCGAAGTGATCGCCACAGGCACTACAGACGAAATCCGCAATGACCCAGAGGTGCGCCGCGCCTACTTGGGCGAGGAGGAGGCTGTATGA
- a CDS encoding outer membrane protein, with the protein MTPAIVRTSNRTPPLHDGGVRRGDAKVTWRVMASGLGIALMFGVPVGAGDWSGFFLGASMARTSASSADRGPVSAPGLHLGYDHDFGRIVLGGEVEVDRSGRLTPDLQEDQTSRVKLRAGYDLGETLGYVTIGTARNESATDSDNGAVYGVGVSYSLNGALRLSGEYLHQDANDGAALQAPARDILSIRASFQF; encoded by the coding sequence ATGACACCGGCTATAGTTCGCACAAGCAACCGGACACCGCCGCTGCATGATGGTGGCGTCAGACGTGGAGATGCGAAGGTGACCTGGCGCGTCATGGCCTCTGGTCTTGGAATTGCGCTGATGTTTGGTGTCCCGGTTGGTGCCGGTGATTGGAGCGGCTTCTTTCTGGGGGCCTCGATGGCCCGCACATCGGCCTCGTCAGCTGACCGGGGACCCGTCAGCGCACCGGGGTTGCATCTGGGCTATGATCACGATTTTGGTCGGATCGTCCTCGGCGGAGAGGTGGAGGTTGATCGCAGTGGGCGTCTCACACCTGATCTGCAAGAGGATCAGACAAGCCGAGTCAAACTGCGTGCCGGCTACGATCTGGGCGAGACGCTGGGCTATGTAACCATCGGCACTGCGCGCAACGAGAGTGCAACTGACAGCGATAATGGCGCAGTCTATGGTGTGGGTGTCAGCTATTCGCTGAACGGCGCACTGAGGCTGAGCGGTGAGTATTTGCACCAAGATGCCAACGACGGCGCCGCGCTGCAGGCACCCGCGCGCGATATCCTGTCGATCAGGGCGTCCTTCCAGTTCTAG
- a CDS encoding branched-chain amino acid ABC transporter permease — MSLILILEQILNGLQFGVMLFLMAAGLTLVFGVMGLINLAHGALYMVGAFAAAIVAAWTGSFVLALAASLVAAAAAGALVELLVIRKLYDRDHLDQVLATFALILVFSEGTRWIFGSFPLFLDVPSYLSGPVTLPGGIQYPLYRLTIIAIGLVVATGLFWLIARTRIGIQIRAGESDREMIAALGVDISVLYTLVFALGAALAGLAGALVGAIQSVQVGMGEPVLILAFVVIVIGGIGSIKGAMVGALLVGLTDTLGGVFLPRLFGLFMEPASATSVGASLASMLIYILMAVILLVRPSGLYGGQS; from the coding sequence ATGTCCCTCATTCTTATTCTGGAGCAGATCCTGAACGGATTACAGTTCGGGGTGATGCTCTTTCTCATGGCGGCTGGGCTTACGCTGGTCTTTGGTGTCATGGGATTAATCAATCTCGCGCATGGTGCGCTTTATATGGTTGGTGCCTTTGCCGCCGCGATCGTCGCGGCCTGGACGGGCTCCTTTGTGCTGGCCCTTGCGGCAAGCCTTGTGGCCGCTGCCGCCGCAGGCGCATTGGTTGAGCTGCTGGTCATTCGCAAACTGTATGACCGCGATCACCTTGATCAGGTGCTGGCCACCTTTGCGTTGATCCTGGTTTTCTCGGAAGGCACACGCTGGATCTTTGGTTCGTTTCCACTGTTTCTGGATGTGCCGAGTTATCTGTCTGGGCCTGTGACCCTGCCGGGGGGCATTCAATATCCGCTATATCGTCTGACGATCATTGCAATTGGTCTGGTTGTGGCAACAGGGTTGTTCTGGTTGATCGCGCGTACCCGTATCGGCATTCAAATCCGCGCGGGTGAAAGCGACCGCGAGATGATCGCCGCATTAGGTGTCGATATATCAGTGCTCTATACGCTGGTCTTCGCATTGGGTGCGGCCCTTGCAGGCCTTGCGGGTGCTTTGGTCGGTGCAATCCAATCCGTGCAGGTGGGCATGGGCGAGCCGGTACTGATCCTCGCTTTTGTGGTGATTGTTATTGGCGGCATCGGATCAATCAAAGGGGCGATGGTTGGTGCGCTATTGGTTGGTCTGACGGACACTTTGGGGGGGGTATTCTTGCCGCGGCTGTTTGGGCTCTTTATGGAACCGGCGAGCGCGACCTCTGTTGGCGCGTCGCTGGCGTCAATGTTGATTTACATTCTGATGGCGGTGATCCTTTTGGTGCGCCCGTCAGGCCTATACGGAGGGCAGAGCTGA
- a CDS encoding ABC transporter substrate-binding protein: MKTLKTMALATAVSTLAMAAAAETKIGMITTLSGGGAGLGVDVRDGFMLAIDQAGRDNVEVVIEDDQRKPESAVQIADRMIQSEKVDIMTGIIWSNLAMAVVPSATAQGVFYLSPNAGPSALAGKRCHENYFNVAWQNDNLHEAAGAYANDAELKNSYILAPNYPAGKDALTGYKRMYEGDLAGETYTKLGQTDYAAEIAQIRASGADSVYFFLPGGMGISFLKQYADSGVDLPVVGPAFSFDQGILQAVGGAALGIKNTSQWNKDLDTPANTAFVAAFEQKYDRLPSLYASQGYDTANLILSALDTADVSDKDAFRAALKAAKFDSVRGAFKFGNNHHPIQNIYVREVIQEGDVFTNKIIATGLENHADAYAADCKM, encoded by the coding sequence ATGAAGACCCTCAAGACAATGGCGCTGGCAACAGCCGTTTCGACCTTAGCGATGGCAGCCGCCGCCGAGACGAAGATCGGCATGATCACAACTCTGTCCGGCGGCGGGGCCGGTCTTGGTGTGGATGTCCGCGACGGCTTTATGCTGGCGATCGACCAGGCGGGGCGCGACAATGTCGAGGTGGTGATCGAGGATGATCAGCGCAAACCCGAAAGCGCCGTCCAGATTGCTGATCGCATGATCCAGTCGGAAAAGGTCGATATCATGACCGGCATCATATGGTCCAACCTTGCCATGGCTGTGGTGCCCTCGGCAACGGCGCAGGGTGTGTTCTACCTTTCACCCAATGCGGGGCCCTCGGCACTGGCGGGCAAGCGTTGCCACGAGAATTATTTCAACGTTGCATGGCAGAACGACAACCTGCACGAAGCTGCCGGTGCCTACGCGAATGATGCGGAACTGAAAAACAGCTATATCCTCGCGCCGAACTACCCGGCGGGTAAGGACGCGCTGACTGGATACAAGCGTATGTATGAGGGCGATCTGGCGGGCGAGACCTATACCAAGCTGGGCCAGACCGACTATGCCGCCGAGATCGCGCAAATCCGGGCATCGGGCGCAGATTCCGTCTATTTTTTCCTGCCAGGTGGCATGGGGATTTCTTTCCTCAAACAATATGCGGACAGCGGTGTTGATCTGCCAGTGGTTGGCCCAGCCTTCAGTTTTGACCAGGGCATCCTGCAAGCGGTTGGAGGCGCGGCCTTGGGCATCAAAAACACCTCGCAGTGGAACAAGGACCTGGACACACCGGCGAACACTGCCTTTGTCGCGGCATTTGAGCAAAAATACGATCGTCTGCCATCGCTCTATGCCAGCCAAGGGTATGACACCGCAAACCTGATCCTAAGTGCGCTCGATACAGCGGATGTGTCCGACAAAGACGCGTTTCGTGCGGCACTGAAAGCGGCGAAATTTGATTCCGTCCGTGGTGCGTTCAAGTTCGGAAACAATCATCACCCGATACAGAATATCTACGTCCGTGAAGTGATCCAAGAAGGGGATGTTTTTACAAACAAGATCATAGCCACCGGTCTGGAAAACCACGCCGACGCCTATGCGGCCGACTGCAAGATGTAA
- a CDS encoding ABC transporter ATP-binding protein produces the protein MSLLSLRDVTASYGPSQALFGVKLEISEGEVVALMGRNGMGKSTTIKTICGMLPASSGTLEFAGENLRGMASHRIARLGVGLVPEGRRCFAPLTVEENLIAAARPGPWDFAMVAELFPRLEERRDQTASSLSGGEQQMLAIGRALMINPRLLILDEATEGLAPVVRQEIWAAIARLKRDSGLSILVVDKTLRELAAVADRAVILNKGASVWSGTMTALTPELKDRYLGV, from the coding sequence ATGAGCCTGTTATCGCTACGAGATGTAACAGCATCCTATGGGCCGTCACAGGCGCTTTTTGGTGTGAAACTAGAGATCAGCGAAGGTGAAGTGGTCGCGCTTATGGGGCGCAATGGCATGGGGAAATCCACAACGATCAAGACAATCTGTGGCATGTTACCTGCCAGTTCCGGTACGTTGGAATTCGCGGGCGAAAATCTGCGCGGCATGGCGTCGCATCGGATCGCACGATTGGGTGTTGGCCTTGTGCCGGAAGGGCGGCGCTGTTTTGCGCCGCTTACGGTTGAGGAAAATCTGATTGCTGCCGCCCGTCCGGGGCCATGGGATTTCGCGATGGTGGCCGAATTGTTTCCACGACTGGAGGAGCGCCGCGATCAGACCGCATCGTCGCTCTCGGGTGGTGAACAGCAGATGTTGGCAATTGGTCGCGCGTTGATGATTAACCCCCGCCTGTTGATCCTGGACGAGGCAACCGAAGGCCTTGCCCCCGTGGTGCGGCAAGAGATCTGGGCGGCCATCGCGCGGTTAAAGCGCGACAGCGGCTTGTCGATCCTGGTGGTGGATAAAACACTGCGGGAACTTGCAGCAGTGGCGGATCGGGCGGTGATCTTGAACAAAGGGGCATCAGTCTGGAGCGGCACAATGACCGCACTGACACCTGAGCTGAAGGACCGCTATCTGGGGGTCTGA
- a CDS encoding glycosyltransferase family 2 protein yields MPAITICIPAYAMGGEGASYLADSFDHLCAQSFGDFDVVVSDQSDDQAVAEVCAAYGNRLTVTHLWNRDGARQASANVNNAMHHAKGEIIKILFQDDLIIDPNGLQRIHDEMGQGAYWSLCGSGTTRDGVAVDRPMVPHLTNRLHFGKNTVSSPSVLAMRREALVLFDEALIWLMDVDIYKRLWDAHGAPIVVADTIIANRLHDGQVSASVSRSLRQTELRYMARKFAKTTSLCGWMEYLRQRLKAL; encoded by the coding sequence ATGCCAGCCATCACAATCTGTATTCCGGCCTACGCGATGGGCGGGGAGGGTGCGTCTTATCTGGCGGATTCCTTTGACCATCTCTGCGCGCAGAGCTTCGGCGATTTCGACGTCGTGGTTTCGGATCAATCTGATGATCAAGCGGTCGCCGAGGTTTGCGCGGCCTATGGCAACCGCCTCACCGTAACACATCTGTGGAACCGCGATGGTGCCAGGCAGGCTTCTGCGAATGTGAATAACGCGATGCACCACGCCAAAGGCGAGATTATCAAGATTCTGTTTCAGGACGATTTGATAATTGATCCCAACGGCCTGCAGCGCATTCATGATGAAATGGGGCAGGGCGCGTATTGGTCGCTATGTGGCTCGGGCACCACGCGTGACGGGGTTGCGGTTGATCGTCCGATGGTCCCACATCTGACCAACCGGTTGCATTTTGGTAAAAATACCGTCTCCAGCCCATCGGTTTTGGCAATGCGACGTGAGGCGCTGGTGCTGTTTGACGAAGCGCTGATCTGGCTGATGGATGTGGACATCTATAAACGGCTTTGGGATGCCCATGGCGCGCCGATTGTTGTAGCTGACACCATCATTGCCAATCGCCTGCATGATGGGCAGGTCAGCGCATCAGTCAGCAGATCCCTTCGTCAAACTGAACTGCGCTATATGGCGCGGAAGTTTGCAAAAACCACCAGTCTGTGCGGCTGGATGGAGTATCTGCGGCAGCGGTTGAAGGCGCTCTGA
- a CDS encoding trimethylamine methyltransferase family protein, producing MTDQSNSPRTARNGGRAARRAARAAPLADHLRPVRAGMEGGRYRPLSDAGVARIHQAALDALEQIGLADAPPSGVAYLKAAGCIEGDDGRIRFPRALVEDTIAKANRSVTLFSRDGKNDLELSGTRVHYGTAGAAVHVVDVHGRTYRDSTVQDLHDAARITDQLDNVHFLQRPMVCRDILDNMEMDLNTVYASCSGTLKHIGTSFTEPSHVPPALEMLHMIAGGEDKWRERPFMSNSNCFVVPPMKFATESCEVMELCIKGGMPVLLLSAGMAGATAPSTIAGAIVQAVAECLAGLVYVNAVKPGAPAIFGTWPFGLDLRTGAMSIGSGEQALLTAGCAQMHHFYDLPGGAAAGASDSKLPDMQAGWEQMCSNVMAGLSGCNMVYEAAGMHASLLGFCLESLILSDDMLGQAMRCVRGIEVSEDTVAIDQIAEVCLSGTGHYLGTDATLSRMQQDFVYPTFGDRTSPKEWAELDKPDLIKKAVARKEHILSQASQAQFDPVLDQALRERFNIHLSR from the coding sequence ATGACAGATCAATCGAATTCCCCCCGTACGGCCCGTAATGGCGGGCGTGCGGCGCGCCGTGCAGCCCGAGCGGCCCCGCTTGCAGATCACCTGCGCCCCGTGCGCGCCGGAATGGAAGGTGGGCGATATCGCCCGCTCAGCGACGCCGGTGTTGCACGTATTCACCAAGCCGCGCTTGATGCACTGGAGCAGATCGGCCTTGCCGACGCGCCACCAAGCGGGGTTGCCTATCTGAAAGCTGCGGGCTGCATTGAGGGGGACGATGGCCGCATCCGGTTCCCCCGCGCCCTGGTCGAGGACACGATTGCCAAGGCGAACAGATCGGTCACCCTGTTCAGCCGGGATGGCAAAAACGATCTCGAACTCTCTGGCACACGGGTCCATTACGGCACCGCCGGTGCTGCGGTCCATGTGGTTGACGTTCATGGCCGGACATACCGCGATTCAACTGTGCAGGATCTGCACGACGCGGCCCGGATCACCGACCAACTGGACAACGTCCATTTCCTGCAACGGCCCATGGTGTGCCGCGATATACTCGACAATATGGAAATGGACCTGAACACGGTCTACGCGAGCTGCTCTGGCACGTTAAAACATATCGGAACATCCTTTACTGAGCCGAGCCATGTGCCGCCGGCACTGGAGATGTTGCATATGATTGCAGGCGGTGAGGACAAATGGCGCGAGCGTCCGTTTATGTCCAATTCCAACTGCTTCGTTGTGCCCCCGATGAAGTTCGCCACTGAAAGCTGCGAGGTGATGGAGCTGTGCATCAAGGGTGGCATGCCGGTTCTCTTGCTGTCCGCGGGCATGGCCGGCGCTACCGCACCGTCAACGATTGCCGGTGCAATTGTGCAGGCGGTTGCCGAATGTCTGGCCGGACTGGTCTATGTCAACGCCGTCAAACCCGGCGCGCCTGCGATCTTTGGTACCTGGCCTTTCGGGCTTGATCTGCGAACCGGGGCAATGTCCATCGGATCCGGTGAGCAGGCCCTGCTGACGGCGGGCTGCGCGCAGATGCATCATTTTTATGACCTGCCGGGAGGGGCCGCCGCCGGCGCCTCTGACAGCAAACTGCCCGACATGCAGGCCGGATGGGAACAGATGTGTTCCAACGTGATGGCGGGGCTATCGGGGTGCAATATGGTGTATGAGGCGGCCGGAATGCATGCCTCTCTGCTTGGTTTCTGCCTTGAGTCCTTGATCCTGAGCGACGATATGCTCGGCCAGGCGATGCGCTGCGTGCGCGGTATTGAGGTGAGCGAGGACACTGTTGCCATCGATCAGATCGCTGAAGTCTGCCTTAGCGGAACTGGCCATTATCTGGGTACGGACGCTACGCTCAGCCGGATGCAGCAGGATTTCGTTTATCCCACATTCGGGGATCGCACCTCTCCCAAGGAATGGGCTGAGCTGGACAAGCCTGACCTCATAAAAAAGGCTGTGGCCCGCAAGGAACATATCCTAAGCCAAGCCTCGCAGGCGCAATTCGATCCAGTTCTGGATCAGGCTTTGCGAGAGAGATTTAACATTCACTTATCCCGCTAG
- a CDS encoding CheR family methyltransferase — MTTQITTDLTIVGIGSSAGGLEAIRELVATLPVDALAAYVVVQHMSPHHKSLMTELVARQTQLKVGTIEDGTTPEANVVYITPPKSDVVYTDGRLRLLQNPDAEPGTPRPSVDRFLVSLAEQNGENSMAIILSGTGSDGAYGVQAIREAGGITIAQDAESAKYDGMPVAAVQTGCVDLVLRPQDIGTNLQKILSSPRDFSSFRNENNLRDSPVSDLLQILLARTRVDFRDYKQTTISRRIERRMIALGIETQEEYTQFCRNNPHAVDALFKDLLISVTRFFRDKEEFELLKNLLPQLIKERGPGPLRIWVAGCATGEEAYSIAMVVSEALGNPTNQLKSRVQIFATDIDKDALKTARRGVYSLAALNDIPTELADKYLIRQADGVRVVDNLRNAVLFSDHNVCQDPPFQKVDLICCRNLLIYFGNPLQQKVMSRFHYAMSPHGLLFLGTAESVAGSDELFVQDRAATHVYRKRSLRANQSPQPYNMPSVPMVVQRPSIKPPSQQGPSTDRQLFEALAQSLGKNSLLVTEDFSIARVYGNVSQFIEVSETSSLRMHLDLLRSPLREEARSLITIALKNGSHKGGVRHLLAETDDEEIRLDVYPIIAKDISERAALVVFTPVTVDRAKLSRTPIVGEEGDAAFERIRNLENEVATTREALQQTIEELETSNEELQSLNEELQSTNEELQATNEELETSNEELQSTNEELITVNEELQVTASELSGRTGELISVLESTPLAILVADSALQITQATLAATQMFNIRRPISSPHISQCALPDGFPILAPICSEALRLGQTVTEEFTSYGTRIRLTCSPYFDVNGQILGVTMVVSEFPGMAHEMEMILDNSNLFLLNRARSGEILRISSAYAGLLGLSRDKALNKSVFSLGVECNVSKDVFKEDTKVLDSDEGFDSALLQVDTHDGKGKRWISMDRHRFPHHITEEPTVFTIGTDITETVEARERAEELLTQAELVQDMVGIGFWSIDADGQTPYWSPKVYEIHGVEPEEYSPDIASAIAFFHPDDREDVQRLVSESIEAGTGFTFIKRLIRPDGVEVSVESQGMAIRDDNGDVTRLVGIFREAQESDN, encoded by the coding sequence ATGACAACGCAAATTACTACAGACCTGACCATCGTCGGGATCGGGTCGTCCGCAGGCGGACTGGAGGCAATTCGTGAGTTGGTGGCAACGCTTCCGGTGGACGCGTTAGCGGCTTATGTTGTGGTGCAACATATGTCCCCCCACCACAAGAGCCTGATGACCGAGCTGGTTGCACGACAAACCCAGCTTAAGGTCGGCACCATCGAAGATGGCACCACCCCAGAGGCCAATGTTGTCTATATCACCCCCCCAAAGAGCGATGTGGTCTACACCGATGGGCGTCTTCGCCTGCTGCAAAATCCGGATGCCGAACCCGGCACCCCCCGACCGTCAGTTGACCGCTTTCTTGTCAGCCTGGCTGAACAGAACGGCGAGAACTCCATGGCCATTATCCTGTCGGGCACCGGCAGCGATGGGGCGTATGGTGTGCAGGCCATTCGCGAGGCGGGCGGGATCACAATTGCCCAAGACGCCGAGAGCGCGAAATACGACGGTATGCCTGTCGCTGCCGTTCAAACCGGCTGTGTCGATCTGGTGTTGCGCCCGCAGGATATTGGCACCAACCTGCAAAAAATCCTGTCGTCGCCCCGAGATTTCAGCTCGTTCCGTAACGAAAACAATCTGCGCGACTCTCCGGTCTCAGATCTGTTGCAAATCCTTTTGGCCCGCACCCGAGTGGATTTCCGCGACTATAAGCAGACCACCATCAGTCGCCGCATTGAGCGACGCATGATCGCGCTTGGGATCGAAACCCAAGAAGAATACACCCAGTTCTGTCGCAATAACCCTCATGCGGTCGATGCGCTGTTCAAGGATCTTCTGATCTCGGTCACACGGTTCTTCCGTGACAAGGAAGAATTCGAGCTTTTGAAAAATCTGCTGCCACAGCTGATCAAGGAGCGCGGCCCCGGTCCGCTGCGGATCTGGGTGGCAGGCTGTGCCACCGGCGAAGAGGCGTACTCAATCGCGATGGTAGTATCAGAGGCTCTCGGCAACCCCACCAATCAACTGAAATCAAGGGTTCAGATCTTTGCGACGGATATCGACAAGGACGCGCTGAAAACCGCCCGTCGCGGGGTTTACAGTCTGGCGGCGCTGAATGACATTCCGACGGAATTAGCCGACAAGTACCTGATCCGTCAGGCCGATGGAGTGCGAGTCGTCGACAACCTGCGCAATGCGGTGCTGTTTTCCGATCACAATGTCTGTCAGGATCCGCCGTTTCAGAAGGTCGATCTGATCTGCTGCCGTAACCTGTTGATATATTTCGGCAACCCCTTGCAGCAAAAGGTCATGTCGCGGTTCCACTATGCGATGTCGCCACACGGGCTGCTGTTTCTTGGCACCGCCGAAAGCGTAGCAGGCTCAGATGAGCTGTTCGTGCAAGACCGCGCTGCCACCCATGTTTATCGCAAGCGTTCGCTGCGCGCCAATCAATCACCGCAGCCCTATAACATGCCATCCGTGCCTATGGTGGTGCAGCGCCCGTCCATTAAACCGCCGTCCCAGCAGGGGCCATCGACGGATCGTCAGCTTTTTGAAGCACTGGCACAATCATTAGGTAAAAACTCGCTCCTCGTGACCGAAGATTTTTCCATCGCTCGGGTTTATGGAAATGTAAGCCAGTTCATTGAGGTAAGTGAAACCAGCTCACTGCGCATGCATCTCGACCTGTTGCGCAGTCCGCTGCGTGAAGAAGCCCGTAGCCTGATCACCATTGCCTTGAAAAACGGATCCCACAAAGGGGGCGTGCGCCATTTGCTGGCCGAAACTGACGACGAGGAAATCCGTCTCGACGTCTATCCGATCATCGCCAAGGACATCAGCGAACGCGCCGCGTTGGTGGTGTTCACCCCCGTGACGGTGGATCGTGCTAAATTGAGCAGAACCCCGATTGTCGGTGAAGAGGGTGACGCCGCATTTGAGCGGATCCGCAATCTGGAAAACGAGGTCGCAACAACCCGCGAGGCTTTGCAGCAGACGATTGAGGAGCTGGAGACCTCGAACGAGGAATTGCAGTCGCTCAATGAGGAATTGCAATCCACCAACGAGGAGCTGCAAGCCACCAACGAGGAGCTGGAAACCTCGAACGAGGAACTGCAGTCCACCAACGAAGAGCTGATCACCGTCAACGAAGAGCTTCAGGTCACCGCGTCCGAGCTCAGCGGTCGAACCGGTGAGCTGATCTCGGTATTGGAAAGCACGCCACTGGCCATCCTGGTGGCCGACAGCGCGTTGCAGATCACTCAGGCGACTCTGGCGGCAACCCAGATGTTCAATATTCGGCGTCCGATTTCCAGTCCGCACATCAGCCAATGCGCCCTGCCCGACGGTTTCCCGATCCTTGCACCGATTTGCAGCGAGGCCTTGCGTTTAGGACAAACCGTTACCGAGGAATTCACCTCCTACGGCACTCGGATCCGGCTCACTTGCTCGCCGTATTTCGACGTCAATGGCCAGATCCTAGGTGTCACGATGGTGGTATCAGAGTTCCCCGGTATGGCGCATGAGATGGAGATGATCCTCGACAACTCCAACCTGTTCCTGCTGAACCGCGCCCGCTCCGGCGAAATCCTGCGGATCAGCTCTGCCTATGCCGGGCTGCTTGGCCTCAGCCGAGACAAGGCCCTTAACAAGAGCGTCTTTTCACTCGGCGTTGAATGCAACGTCAGCAAAGACGTCTTCAAAGAGGATACTAAGGTTCTCGACAGCGATGAGGGTTTTGACAGCGCGCTGTTGCAGGTCGATACGCACGACGGCAAAGGCAAACGCTGGATCAGCATGGATCGCCACCGATTCCCGCATCACATTACCGAAGAACCGACTGTTTTTACCATCGGAACAGATATCACGGAAACCGTCGAGGCGCGCGAACGGGCTGAAGAGTTGCTGACGCAGGCTGAATTGGTTCAGGATATGGTCGGGATCGGCTTTTGGTCCATCGATGCCGATGGCCAGACGCCCTACTGGTCGCCCAAGGTCTATGAGATCCATGGTGTAGAGCCAGAGGAGTATAGTCCGGATATCGCCAGCGCGATTGCCTTCTTCCACCCTGATGACCGTGAGGATGTGCAGCGTCTTGTCTCCGAATCCATCGAAGCGGGAACTGGCTTCACATTCATCAAACGTTTGATCCGTCCCGATGGCGTCGAGGTCAGCGTGGAGAGCCAGGGGATGGCTATTCGCGACGATAATGGTGATGTGACGCGACTGGTCGGGATCTTCCGCGAGGCGCAGGAGTCTGACAACTGA
- a CDS encoding branched-chain amino acid ABC transporter permease has translation MGRERLLNAGVILLLLMVPLWAWSADEPFLITLATKVAILALAGVGLNIALGIGGLVSLGHAAFFGIGGYAMGILAAHAQNYEPLMQWPMLVEGTNQMPLIWLVATASSALAALVIGALSLRTSGVYFIMITLAFGQMLYYFAISWSAYGGEDGLSIWVRNEFPGLNTLVPLQFFLICYVILCLALWFSARLAHAPFGLALAAARQCEARVETVGITPYKLRLTAFVISGAITGLAGALFADLNRFVSPTMLSWHTSGEIMIFVIIGGVGRLFGPVIGAALFILLEHFLGGISDYWQIYLGGLLLMIVLYARGGIIGAISGREVAHD, from the coding sequence ATGGGGCGCGAACGGCTATTAAATGCAGGCGTCATTTTGCTGCTGCTCATGGTGCCGCTTTGGGCATGGAGCGCGGATGAACCTTTTCTGATCACCCTTGCGACAAAGGTGGCAATCTTGGCGCTGGCCGGCGTCGGTTTAAACATTGCCTTAGGTATTGGCGGGCTGGTTAGCCTGGGCCACGCTGCGTTTTTCGGCATCGGTGGATATGCGATGGGTATTTTGGCGGCCCATGCCCAAAACTACGAGCCGTTGATGCAGTGGCCAATGCTGGTTGAGGGTACGAACCAGATGCCGCTGATCTGGCTGGTTGCCACTGCAAGTAGCGCACTGGCGGCACTGGTGATTGGTGCCCTGTCGCTGCGCACCTCGGGTGTTTATTTCATCATGATCACGCTCGCCTTTGGTCAGATGCTTTACTATTTCGCGATTAGCTGGTCCGCCTACGGCGGTGAGGATGGGTTATCGATCTGGGTGCGGAATGAGTTTCCGGGACTTAATACGCTGGTACCGCTTCAGTTTTTCCTAATTTGCTATGTTATTCTATGTCTTGCACTTTGGTTTTCCGCCCGACTGGCACACGCGCCCTTTGGCCTGGCACTGGCGGCCGCCCGCCAATGCGAGGCACGGGTCGAAACCGTGGGCATCACCCCTTATAAACTGCGGCTCACCGCCTTTGTCATTTCCGGTGCCATCACAGGACTGGCAGGGGCATTGTTTGCGGATCTCAATCGTTTTGTCAGCCCAACCATGCTGAGCTGGCACACCAGCGGCGAAATCATGATCTTTGTGATTATTGGCGGCGTCGGGCGTCTTTTTGGCCCCGTGATAGGCGCGGCTTTGTTCATTCTTCTGGAGCATTTTCTGGGTGGGATCAGTGACTATTGGCAAATCTACCTAGGCGGATTGCTCTTGATGATCGTGCTGTATGCCCGTGGTGGCATCATCGGCGCCATCAGCGGGCGGGAGGTGGCTCATGACTGA